The window CAACCGCACCTGGACAATATCAAAGTGACCAAAGCGCTCAGCACCCGTGAACTGTTTTCCATCGTACTGCGTGAACGCACCGCTTTCCTCTCCTGCCTGATGCTATTTTTGGTCGGTTGCTCAACCATGACTTTTTCAACCTGGCTGAATACCTTCCTGGCCCAGCTGAACCTGCCTTCTGCACTGGGGGGCTATACCTGGAGTGTGATTGGATTTACGGGCATGGTGGCGGGCTTCTTTATCGGTAAACTGGCCGATAAACGTGGTCACAGCCTGGCGCTGTTACTGATCTTCGGTGCTTTTGCGCTCGGACTTATCGCCTTCACCTACAACCCCGCCAAATTCGTTATGGTGGCAGGCTTTGGTTACGGGCTGATGTATTTCCCGGTCTGGGGAGTCGTTTCCGGCTGGATCAGTCGCCGCTACAGTTCCAAGTCTACCATGCAGATCAACGGCATCGGCATGGTCACTTTCGGTATGGGTGGCGCGCTGGGTAATCTGCTGGCCGGCATCGTCAATCAAAACACCGGTAGTCTGCTGGATGTCTTCTGGCTGATTACCGCTCTGAGCATGACATTGTTTGCGCTGGCCACTTATATCTATGCTACCGAGCGCCAGGTCAAACGTCCGGTTGCCAGAGCGATTTAACGGCTCACAACCGATGATACAAGAAGAAGCCAAACGGCTTCTTCTTTCGTTTGAGCTGATTATGGAATTTAATTCCACTAAGCTAATCCCTGTCGCCGGTTTATCCGACCGGCCATTTATCCCATATTGATCTCAGAAGTTTAGCTGCACTGAGCTAAGTCGAACTCAATTGTTTGACATGCTCAACTGCTCGGTTACTTACTGGCAGCAGCGGCACACCATTCACATTTGATCACCGGGATTAATATGTCTAAATTATTTTCACCTGTCACCATCGGAAATACACAGTGTAAAAACCGGGTCGCGATGGCGCCAATGACCCGTGCCCGGGTCAACAACCCGCTCGATACGCCAGACGCCAATACAGCACTTTACTTTGCACAGCGCGCCTCCGCCGGCCTGCTGATTACCGAAGGCTCTCCAATTTCCAAGCAAGGTCAGGGATTTCTTTATATTCCGGGAATCTATAATCCACAGCAAACGGAAGCATGGAAACAGACCACCCAAGCGGTACACGACCAAGGCGGTAAGATTTTCATTCAAATCTGGCATGTCGGCCGTATGTCTCACACTTCCCTGCAACCGAATCAGGCCAACCCGGTCAGCAGTGTCGATACCAAAGCCAATGGCACCTGTTTCGCTTTCGACCACAATGGCCAACCTGGCAAGGTCGATGTCTCTCCTGCTCGCGGGGTTTCTGTGGCAGAAATTGAAGACATCAAACAAGACTATGTTCAGGCTGCCAAAAATGCGATGGAAGCAGGGTTTGACGGTGTGGAAATCCATGCCGCCAACGGCTATCTGATCGAGCAGTTTATTAATGCCGGTTTAAACACCCGTGATGATCAATATGGTGGACAGACACTGGAAAACCGACTGCGTTTCGCGCTGGAAGTCACCGATGCCGTCAGTGATGCGATCGGGGCACAGCATACCGGCATCCGCATTTCACCGTT is drawn from Vibrio sp. CDRSL-10 TSBA and contains these coding sequences:
- a CDS encoding MFS transporter; translation: MRMAMTFGFNQVISHGFGLFLFAAMMPMMQSSIEISSWYLAAAGALTQISYLSGAMALGVIGHRIDSGRLLLATGSLTTVLLFTMAWLNDPMVMIGVLTVLAASAAMSWGGIVELTTSYGEEKRTATNLSVSASGTAWGCSLNGLIILLVVPVLGWRSGWIVASVMGLVTLIATMYLLKHLRSQPHLDNIKVTKALSTRELFSIVLRERTAFLSCLMLFLVGCSTMTFSTWLNTFLAQLNLPSALGGYTWSVIGFTGMVAGFFIGKLADKRGHSLALLLIFGAFALGLIAFTYNPAKFVMVAGFGYGLMYFPVWGVVSGWISRRYSSKSTMQINGIGMVTFGMGGALGNLLAGIVNQNTGSLLDVFWLITALSMTLFALATYIYATERQVKRPVARAI
- a CDS encoding alkene reductase; this translates as MSKLFSPVTIGNTQCKNRVAMAPMTRARVNNPLDTPDANTALYFAQRASAGLLITEGSPISKQGQGFLYIPGIYNPQQTEAWKQTTQAVHDQGGKIFIQIWHVGRMSHTSLQPNQANPVSSVDTKANGTCFAFDHNGQPGKVDVSPARGVSVAEIEDIKQDYVQAAKNAMEAGFDGVEIHAANGYLIEQFINAGLNTRDDQYGGQTLENRLRFALEVTDAVSDAIGAQHTGIRISPFGRYGDMPAFEEEEFTWLELGKQLSDRNLAYVHVNDQDLPEGGTTLPQGFIEKFRRDFCGTLMVAGGFDKTKAEDYLQGDLADMVAFGRPYIANPDLVETHAK